Proteins encoded within one genomic window of Macrotis lagotis isolate mMagLag1 chromosome 3, bilby.v1.9.chrom.fasta, whole genome shotgun sequence:
- the LOC141517000 gene encoding olfactory receptor 4P4-like isoform X1 — MGVISNVTEFILYGLSYDPNIQMFCFIFFLFCYISLLIGNLLILISIHFSHLFHQPMYYFLSHLSSMDIYYTSSVTPKLIGDLLTERKTISYDFCMFQVFTMHFFAGIEVFILTAMAFDRYVAICKPLHYMVIMSRKKCNLLVLAAWAGGAAHSFPQLAMTLKLPFCGPNEIDHYFCDIFPLLKIACTDTYITGILIVSNSGTLGLVVFVILFVSYAIILWTLRTHSAEGRRKALSTCGSHFTVVVLFFAPAIFSYLRPPTTYPEDKVFALFYTIIAPMFNPLIYTLRNTEMKNAMRKVWCQKLWGKGNLTQLH, encoded by the coding sequence ATGGGCGTTATAAGCAATGTCACAGAATTCATTCTTTATGGACTTTCCTATGACCCAAACATACagatgttttgttttatcttcttcTTATTCTGTTATATCAGTCTCCTCATAGGAAATCTTTTAATTCTCATCTCTATTCATTTTAGTCATCTTTTCCATCAACCAATGTACTATTTCCTCAGTCATTTGTCTTCTATGGACATCTACTATACTTCCAGTGTTACACCAAAACTAATTGGGGACCTTTTAACTGAGAGAAAGACCATCTCCTATGATTTTTGTATGTTCCAGGTCTTCACTATGCACTTCTTTGCAGGTATTGAAGTGTTCATTCTGACTGCAATGGCCTTTGATCGCTATGTTGCCATCTGTAAACCTCTCCACTACATGGTCATCATGAGCAGAAAGAAATGCAACCTCCTGGTTTTAGCTGCTTGGGCTGGTGGGGCTGCCCATTCCTTTCCTCAGTTGGCCATGACTCTCAAGTTACCCTTCTGTGGTCCCAATGAGATTGATCACTATTTCTGTGACATCTTCCCCTTACTGAAAATTGCCTGCACAGATACTTACATCACTGGTATTCTCATTGTTAGCAACTCAGGAACACTTGGCTTGGTAGTTTTTGTGATCTTATTTGTTTCATATGCCATTATATTATGGACCCTACGAACACATTCAGCTGAAGGGCGGCGGAAAGCTCTCTCCACTTGTGGGTCTCATTTCACCGTAGTGGTCTTGTTTTTTGCTCCTGCCATATTTTCTTACCTTCGACCTCCCACCACCTACCCAGAGGATAAAGTGTTTGCTCTATTTTATACCATCATTGCTCCAATGTTCAATCCCTTAATCTATACTCTGAGAAATACTGAGATGAAAAATGCCATGAGAAAGGTGTGGTGTCAAAAGCTTTGGGGGAAAGGAAATCTAACTCAGTTGCATTAA
- the LOC141517000 gene encoding olfactory receptor 4P4-like isoform X2, producing the protein MQDNNNVTEFILYGLSYDPNIQMFCFIFFLFCYISLLIGNLLILISIHFSHLFHQPMYYFLSHLSSMDIYYTSSVTPKLIGDLLTERKTISYDFCMFQVFTMHFFAGIEVFILTAMAFDRYVAICKPLHYMVIMSRKKCNLLVLAAWAGGAAHSFPQLAMTLKLPFCGPNEIDHYFCDIFPLLKIACTDTYITGILIVSNSGTLGLVVFVILFVSYAIILWTLRTHSAEGRRKALSTCGSHFTVVVLFFAPAIFSYLRPPTTYPEDKVFALFYTIIAPMFNPLIYTLRNTEMKNAMRKVWCQKLWGKGNLTQLH; encoded by the exons ATGCAAGACAAtaa CAATGTCACAGAATTCATTCTTTATGGACTTTCCTATGACCCAAACATACagatgttttgttttatcttcttcTTATTCTGTTATATCAGTCTCCTCATAGGAAATCTTTTAATTCTCATCTCTATTCATTTTAGTCATCTTTTCCATCAACCAATGTACTATTTCCTCAGTCATTTGTCTTCTATGGACATCTACTATACTTCCAGTGTTACACCAAAACTAATTGGGGACCTTTTAACTGAGAGAAAGACCATCTCCTATGATTTTTGTATGTTCCAGGTCTTCACTATGCACTTCTTTGCAGGTATTGAAGTGTTCATTCTGACTGCAATGGCCTTTGATCGCTATGTTGCCATCTGTAAACCTCTCCACTACATGGTCATCATGAGCAGAAAGAAATGCAACCTCCTGGTTTTAGCTGCTTGGGCTGGTGGGGCTGCCCATTCCTTTCCTCAGTTGGCCATGACTCTCAAGTTACCCTTCTGTGGTCCCAATGAGATTGATCACTATTTCTGTGACATCTTCCCCTTACTGAAAATTGCCTGCACAGATACTTACATCACTGGTATTCTCATTGTTAGCAACTCAGGAACACTTGGCTTGGTAGTTTTTGTGATCTTATTTGTTTCATATGCCATTATATTATGGACCCTACGAACACATTCAGCTGAAGGGCGGCGGAAAGCTCTCTCCACTTGTGGGTCTCATTTCACCGTAGTGGTCTTGTTTTTTGCTCCTGCCATATTTTCTTACCTTCGACCTCCCACCACCTACCCAGAGGATAAAGTGTTTGCTCTATTTTATACCATCATTGCTCCAATGTTCAATCCCTTAATCTATACTCTGAGAAATACTGAGATGAAAAATGCCATGAGAAAGGTGTGGTGTCAAAAGCTTTGGGGGAAAGGAAATCTAACTCAGTTGCATTAA